In Trichocoleus sp. FACHB-46, the following proteins share a genomic window:
- a CDS encoding sterol desaturase family protein: MEFYSPLQRIITSLVLPPKLFLIWLFGITPTHLLIYEVIFAAELIFHHSNWALPLLLDRALSYVIVTPNYHRAHHARLLSGMHSNYASLLTIWDILFCSVQYPAVPEAIKLGIPGVNQEFTLLRLLVLPF; encoded by the coding sequence GTGGAATTTTATTCACCACTACAACGCATCATTACCTCTCTAGTACTACCGCCAAAACTATTCCTAATTTGGCTATTTGGTATTACGCCAACCCATCTATTGATTTACGAAGTGATCTTTGCGGCTGAGCTAATTTTCCATCACAGCAATTGGGCTTTGCCTTTGCTCTTAGACCGCGCTTTAAGCTATGTAATTGTGACGCCTAACTATCATCGCGCCCATCACGCTCGTTTGCTGAGTGGGATGCATTCTAACTATGCCAGTTTGTTGACTATCTGGGATATCCTTTTTTGCTCGGTTCAATATCCAGCGGTGCCAGAGGCAATCAAACTAGGAATACCTGGAGTCAACCAGGAATTCACGCTCTTGCGGTTGTTAGTCTTGCCCTTTTAG
- a CDS encoding IS1 family transposase (programmed frameshift) gives MPLCPDCTSERTVKNGHIHTGKQRYLCRTCGRQFVENPTNKTIDTPTRELIDRLLLERLSMAGIARAVQVSEQWLQDYVTCKAAQTPTQATVRPKKKGPLTVQCDELWSFVDHKGNKQWVWLALDADTRELIGAHVGDRSAQSAQRLWDVLPTVYRQCAVIYTDAWEAYQQVLPRKRHRVVSKSSGKTSYIERFNNTLRQRVSRFVRRSLAFSKSLRNHIGLLWNFIHHYNASLPL, from the exons ATGCCTCTCTGCCCGGATTGCACCTCTGAGCGAACCGTCAAGAATGGCCATATTCACACCGGCAAGCAACGTTACCTGTGCCGCACCTGTGGTCGTCAGTTTGTTGAAAACCCGACCAACAAGACCATCGACACCCCAACACGGGAACTGATCGACCGGCTCTTGCTGGAACGCCTCTCGATGGCTGGAATTGCCCGAGCGGTTCAGGTTTCCGAGCAATGGTTGCAAGACTATGTCACCTGCAAAGCCGCCCAAACGCCAACTCAAGCTACGGTTCGGCCCAAAA AAAAGGGGCCGTTGACGGTGCAATGTGATGAACTCTGGTCGTTTGTCGACCACAAGGGCAACAAACAATGGGTTTGGTTAGCGCTTGATGCCGATACCCGTGAGCTCATCGGGGCTCATGTCGGTGACCGCTCTGCCCAAAGTGCACAACGCCTCTGGGATGTCTTGCCCACAGTCTATCGACAGTGTGCGGTCATCTATACCGACGCTTGGGAGGCCTACCAGCAGGTGCTACCCCGTAAACGGCACCGGGTCGTCAGTAAGTCGAGCGGCAAAACGAGTTACATTGAGCGGTTTAACAATACCCTCAGACAGCGGGTGTCACGCTTTGTCAGACGCAGCTTAGCCTTCTCGAAGAGTCTACGTAATCACATCGGCTTGCTGTGGAATTTTATTCACCACTACAACGCATCATTACCTCTCTAG
- a CDS encoding ion channel gives MRQLTIFRNWRTKRRSQPQPVVHIKIRDGQFHILGNGVWHSYWREPYHLLLTIPWTGFLALTVLCYVVTNAVFALLYLAQPASIANAKPGSFLDAFFFSVQTLASIGYGALYPQTVYANILVTIEAMVSLVGIALLTGLAFARFSRPTARVSFSHVAVIGPYEGIPTFIFRAANQRRNQILEAQIRLYLMRDETSAEGHAMRRFYELKLLRSRTPSFTLSWTVLHPIDEYSPFYGATPESLAQMRASVVVSLSGIDETVSQVIHARHTYSAQDILWNYCFVDIFHETADGHRYIDYNHFHDVLPLP, from the coding sequence ATGAGGCAGCTAACAATCTTCCGGAATTGGCGAACGAAGCGGCGATCGCAACCGCAACCCGTCGTACACATCAAGATTCGAGACGGACAGTTCCACATCTTAGGCAACGGAGTTTGGCACTCTTACTGGCGAGAGCCTTACCATCTGCTGCTAACCATTCCTTGGACTGGCTTTTTAGCCCTGACTGTTCTCTGCTATGTGGTTACTAATGCCGTCTTTGCACTGCTGTATCTGGCTCAACCCGCTAGCATCGCTAACGCCAAACCTGGGTCTTTTCTAGATGCCTTTTTCTTTAGTGTGCAAACTCTCGCCTCTATTGGCTATGGAGCCCTGTATCCCCAGACAGTGTATGCCAACATATTAGTCACCATTGAGGCGATGGTCAGTTTAGTTGGGATTGCCCTCCTGACAGGGTTAGCGTTTGCTCGTTTTTCACGGCCGACGGCGCGGGTTTCTTTTAGTCATGTTGCTGTGATTGGTCCCTACGAAGGAATACCCACCTTCATATTTAGGGCTGCTAATCAACGACGCAACCAAATTTTGGAAGCCCAAATCCGACTGTACTTAATGCGCGATGAAACGAGCGCTGAGGGACACGCCATGCGCCGTTTTTATGAGCTCAAGCTGCTGAGAAGTCGTACTCCCAGCTTTACCCTCAGTTGGACGGTGCTCCATCCCATTGATGAATACAGTCCTTTTTATGGAGCCACACCAGAGTCTCTAGCTCAAATGCGAGCCTCAGTGGTGGTTTCCCTCAGCGGCATTGATGAAACGGTATCTCAAGTCATCCATGCGCGCCACACCTACAGCGCTCAAGATATTTTATGGAATTACTGCTTTGTTGATATCTTTCATGAGACAGCCGATGGGCATCGCTACATCGACTACAACCACTTTCATGATGTACTGCCATTACCGTAA
- a CDS encoding peptidase M15: protein MRQPQTVKALEELGRVRLSKSFFMREFLYSEISQIEGIPNIPNDPELAIAAGKNLCEKVLEPLQDQLGRIGIRSAYRSADVNAKGAENKNQYSCASNEKNYAGHIWDVRDSRGYMGATTCIVVTSFIPYYERTGDWTALAWWIHDHIPAYASMTFFPKSAAFNISWHENPNYSKYIYSYVKNPHTDKTGYLTNQEMDNFLGSHLQAYEEFIQDLRS from the coding sequence ATGAGACAGCCCCAGACAGTCAAAGCTTTAGAAGAGTTGGGTCGAGTTCGACTCTCTAAAAGTTTTTTTATGCGGGAGTTTCTTTACTCGGAAATTTCTCAAATTGAGGGCATTCCCAATATCCCTAATGATCCAGAACTGGCGATCGCCGCTGGCAAGAATTTGTGCGAGAAAGTGCTGGAACCCCTCCAGGATCAGCTAGGCAGAATTGGGATCCGCTCTGCTTACCGTTCCGCTGATGTCAATGCTAAAGGAGCCGAGAACAAGAACCAATATAGCTGCGCGAGTAATGAAAAAAACTATGCAGGTCATATTTGGGATGTCAGAGACAGCAGGGGGTATATGGGTGCGACCACCTGTATTGTCGTGACTTCCTTTATCCCTTACTACGAACGCACAGGAGATTGGACAGCTTTAGCTTGGTGGATACATGACCACATCCCAGCTTATGCTTCTATGACTTTTTTCCCAAAATCTGCAGCTTTCAACATTAGCTGGCATGAGAATCCTAACTATTCCAAATACATCTACAGTTATGTGAAAAATCCTCACACTGACAAAACAGGCTATTTGACCAATCAGGAGATGGATAATTTTTTAGGTTCCCATCTGCAAGCATATGAGGAGTTTATTCAAGATCTGCGGAGCTAG
- a CDS encoding DUF4336 domain-containing protein: protein MNGQDMQGQPIETSNPKDWTWRFWPAVPLYPFGKRRTLRQEVVKDTIWTFDQIQGVFYVIVPIRMTVVRLEAGGLLVYAPVAPTPECIRLVEELVAAHGEVKYIILPTSSGLEHKVFVGPFARRFPNAQVFVAPHQWSFPINLPLSWLGFPMKRTHVIPEDSSQAPFAKEIDYAVLDIDLGAGSFGEIACFHKRSRTLLVTDSVMSVPEEPPAIVQLDPYALLFHAKDSGSEVVEDNAENRHKGWKRIALFAFYFRPSALEPVKLGDAWREARNAPDRSKKAYFGLFPFQWQEDWQRSFEALRGGGRLFVAPVLQTLILNRAPEITLKWADQVAKWDFHQVIPCHLDAPVAAGPRQFRQAFSFLEKYPAIGENFSEGRPLPKEDFGLLREIDELLNRGSITPPPKEKV from the coding sequence ATGAACGGACAGGATATGCAAGGACAACCAATTGAGACAAGCAATCCGAAAGACTGGACGTGGCGGTTTTGGCCCGCCGTACCACTCTACCCATTTGGCAAACGGCGCACACTCCGCCAAGAAGTGGTTAAAGACACTATTTGGACCTTCGACCAGATCCAAGGCGTTTTTTACGTGATCGTGCCCATCCGCATGACCGTTGTGAGACTCGAAGCAGGAGGACTGCTGGTTTATGCGCCAGTTGCCCCCACTCCAGAATGTATCCGCCTAGTTGAGGAACTGGTGGCAGCACATGGTGAAGTGAAATACATCATCCTGCCCACGAGTTCTGGTCTAGAGCACAAAGTTTTTGTTGGGCCTTTCGCCAGACGCTTTCCCAATGCACAAGTTTTCGTCGCGCCTCACCAGTGGAGCTTCCCGATCAATTTGCCGCTGAGCTGGCTGGGATTCCCGATGAAGCGCACCCACGTCATTCCCGAAGACAGCAGCCAAGCACCTTTTGCCAAAGAGATAGATTATGCGGTCTTAGACATCGATCTGGGGGCTGGGTCATTTGGGGAGATTGCCTGTTTCCACAAGCGATCGCGCACCCTGCTCGTGACCGATTCGGTGATGTCTGTCCCCGAAGAACCACCCGCGATCGTGCAGCTAGACCCCTATGCCTTGCTCTTTCATGCTAAAGATAGCGGCTCCGAAGTAGTGGAGGACAATGCAGAGAATCGACATAAAGGATGGAAGCGGATTGCCCTCTTCGCGTTCTATTTCCGTCCTAGCGCTTTAGAACCCGTGAAGCTAGGAGATGCATGGAGAGAAGCCCGCAACGCTCCCGATCGCTCAAAAAAGGCATATTTTGGGTTATTTCCTTTTCAGTGGCAAGAAGATTGGCAGCGATCGTTTGAAGCGTTGCGAGGAGGAGGCCGTTTATTTGTGGCTCCGGTGCTACAAACTTTGATTCTCAACCGTGCCCCTGAGATTACTCTTAAGTGGGCCGACCAAGTTGCAAAATGGGACTTTCATCAGGTTATCCCCTGCCACTTAGATGCCCCAGTCGCAGCAGGTCCGCGTCAGTTCCGCCAAGCCTTCTCTTTCCTAGAGAAATATCCTGCTATAGGTGAGAACTTCTCGGAAGGGCGACCTTTACCCAAAGAAGATTTTGGCCTCCTGCGAGAAATCGATGAGTTGCTGAATCGGGGGAGCATCACACCACCACCCAAGGAAAAGGTATAA
- a CDS encoding GNAT family N-acetyltransferase, translating into MLNLSCLFLLITPLMSGTSWALTIETERLILRPQEPDDYKSWYAGYSGRLPQQHKYDEGQVSLDGCDLNWFSDLCKRHQEQASSDYAYIVGVFSKKTNQHLGNIDISTIQREEKQWANLGYGIHNQYWKQGFGKEAVRAALRSGFEDFGYHRIEAAINLDNYSSISLAQSVGLQKECVRRGFYYEADQWVDHVIYVALPSDLGLVEKPPAIAALQIPLESA; encoded by the coding sequence GTGCTAAATTTAAGTTGCTTATTTTTGCTGATAACTCCATTAATGAGTGGAACATCTTGGGCGCTGACAATTGAGACTGAGCGACTTATTCTTCGTCCGCAAGAGCCTGATGATTATAAATCTTGGTATGCAGGTTATTCAGGCCGCTTGCCCCAGCAGCACAAATATGATGAAGGACAAGTTAGCTTGGATGGCTGTGACCTAAATTGGTTTTCAGATTTATGCAAGCGCCATCAAGAACAAGCTTCAAGTGACTATGCTTATATAGTTGGTGTGTTTTCCAAGAAAACGAATCAGCATCTTGGCAACATTGATATTTCAACAATTCAACGAGAAGAGAAACAGTGGGCTAATTTAGGCTATGGCATTCATAATCAATACTGGAAACAAGGTTTCGGCAAGGAAGCCGTAAGAGCAGCTTTGAGGTCTGGGTTTGAAGATTTTGGGTATCATCGCATTGAGGCAGCGATCAATCTTGATAACTATTCCTCTATTTCTCTAGCTCAAAGTGTTGGTTTGCAAAAGGAGTGCGTTCGTCGAGGTTTTTATTATGAGGCTGATCAATGGGTAGATCATGTCATTTATGTCGCTCTGCCTTCTGATTTAGGACTAGTTGAGAAACCGCCTGCGATCGCCGCTCTACAAATACCCCTTGAGTCAGCTTAA
- a CDS encoding RNA methyltransferase: protein MTEEPDKPKHRNKVRERADAIKPYLCKNLIAVLENPHDIKNIGTVIRNVNALGVEKAYVVDPKGALPDDWQDMRERNSLSKTSVSAIKWSFVKRFDSTEACLAHLEENRFVSIVTSPHVKGMKNEVLDEADYTIYTKLAVWFGNEAKGISDEAVKRSEMCVSIPMFGMIESLNLGTTSGIVLYEITKQRREYQKKYKWRNKRGEKSDA from the coding sequence ATGACAGAAGAACCAGACAAACCGAAACACAGAAACAAGGTGCGGGAGCGTGCAGACGCAATCAAACCGTACCTGTGCAAGAACCTGATTGCAGTCTTAGAAAATCCCCATGACATAAAAAACATTGGGACGGTCATAAGGAACGTAAACGCCTTGGGTGTAGAAAAGGCTTACGTGGTAGATCCTAAAGGTGCGTTACCGGATGACTGGCAGGACATGAGGGAAAGAAATTCACTATCCAAGACTTCCGTGTCGGCAATCAAGTGGAGTTTCGTTAAGCGCTTCGACAGCACTGAGGCTTGCTTGGCACATCTAGAAGAAAACCGCTTTGTGTCCATTGTTACGTCTCCACACGTGAAGGGAATGAAGAATGAAGTCTTGGATGAGGCGGATTACACCATCTATACCAAGTTAGCAGTATGGTTCGGCAATGAAGCTAAAGGCATCAGTGACGAAGCAGTAAAGCGGAGTGAAATGTGTGTAAGCATCCCTATGTTTGGCATGATTGAGAGCCTGAATCTAGGCACAACATCAGGAATAGTTTTGTACGAAATTACGAAGCAACGTCGTGAGTATCAGAAAAAATATAAATGGCGAAATAAACGAGGTGAGAAAAGTGATGCCTAA
- a CDS encoding Uma2 family endonuclease, translated as MTVAKPTSITLEEFLVLPETNPASQYIDGEIIQKPMPKTRHSRLQGKLTDAINRVTEELRIAYAFPELRCTFAGRSIVPDIAVLRWEQIKFDENGEPVDDVLVAPAWTIEILSPEQSPNRVTGNILHCLKQGCELGWLVDPGDRSVLVFLPQQQPELRHGHDALTVLDGIDLQLTTDQVFSWLKMR; from the coding sequence ATGACTGTTGCGAAGCCGACATCAATCACGCTGGAAGAGTTTTTGGTTTTGCCAGAAACAAACCCTGCCAGTCAATATATTGATGGCGAAATTATTCAGAAGCCAATGCCGAAGACGCGCCATTCTCGACTTCAGGGAAAACTGACCGATGCCATTAATCGAGTCACTGAAGAATTGCGAATTGCTTATGCCTTTCCGGAATTACGCTGTACTTTTGCAGGTAGATCGATTGTCCCGGATATAGCGGTTTTACGTTGGGAGCAAATCAAGTTTGATGAGAATGGAGAACCTGTTGATGATGTTTTAGTAGCTCCCGCTTGGACGATTGAAATTCTTTCCCCTGAGCAAAGCCCTAACCGAGTGACGGGCAATATCTTGCACTGCTTGAAACAGGGTTGTGAGTTAGGTTGGTTGGTTGATCCAGGCGATCGCTCGGTTCTAGTCTTTTTACCTCAGCAACAACCAGAACTACGCCACGGCCATGATGCTTTAACTGTTTTGGATGGCATCGATTTGCAATTAACCACAGATCAAGTATTTAGCTGGTTAAAGATGAGATAG
- a CDS encoding Lin0512 family protein — MTCKRLVIEMGMGVDQHGQEPTVAAARAVRNAIAHNALPGVWEVAGLSDPNEMIVEVQVAVPYPEQVREAEVLAVLPFGRKSLKVESGGMVVQGRAIPQFNDKNDDMFVAIAAVTVLIETQ, encoded by the coding sequence ATGACTTGTAAGCGCCTAGTGATTGAGATGGGAATGGGAGTAGACCAGCACGGGCAAGAGCCAACCGTTGCAGCCGCTAGAGCTGTACGCAATGCGATCGCTCACAATGCCTTACCTGGAGTGTGGGAAGTGGCAGGACTGAGCGACCCAAACGAGATGATTGTTGAGGTCCAGGTAGCTGTGCCTTATCCAGAGCAAGTGCGGGAAGCGGAAGTGTTGGCAGTGCTACCCTTTGGCCGCAAAAGCCTAAAAGTTGAGTCCGGCGGTATGGTGGTTCAAGGTCGTGCCATTCCTCAATTCAACGACAAAAATGACGATATGTTTGTCGCGATCGCTGCCGTGACTGTTTTGATTGAAACCCAGTAA
- a CDS encoding FHA domain-containing protein, whose protein sequence is MSNLKPNSSSGYVTLNALKQNPALSRLMFTTQPTSAEQMATIIEPILQAPQRCSITPLYIQAIATAETTILATNLGSPQELQVTEKAANWLIGRNATCAITVAHRSVSRCHAVIGYYPSRDFYIADVGSSNGTWVNRRRLAHLERHLLQDGDLIQLGSLCVEFFVATGDRLAPEGNEATATHH, encoded by the coding sequence ATGTCGAACCTGAAGCCAAATAGCAGTTCTGGTTATGTAACCCTGAATGCTTTGAAACAAAACCCTGCTCTCTCTCGTTTGATGTTTACGACTCAACCCACGAGTGCGGAGCAGATGGCAACGATTATTGAACCTATTCTGCAAGCTCCCCAACGTTGTAGTATTACTCCGCTATACATTCAGGCGATCGCGACTGCGGAAACCACCATTTTGGCGACAAATCTTGGTTCCCCCCAAGAACTTCAGGTGACTGAAAAGGCTGCTAATTGGTTGATTGGGCGCAATGCTACCTGTGCCATTACAGTTGCTCACCGCTCAGTCTCCCGCTGTCATGCCGTGATTGGCTACTATCCCAGCCGCGATTTTTATATTGCGGATGTAGGCAGTAGTAACGGCACTTGGGTAAATCGTCGTCGCTTAGCCCACCTAGAACGCCACCTATTGCAAGATGGCGACTTGATTCAGCTAGGCTCTCTTTGTGTAGAGTTTTTTGTAGCTACGGGCGATCGCTTAGCGCCTGAAGGCAATGAAGCCACAGCTACCCATCATTAA
- a CDS encoding RNB domain-containing ribonuclease, translated as MEKGTLVEFRLHSDRRLAVLERPEGKKHWIVLDERGQSYTLHPRQVTYTVTGQSYKPSEIPQFLKEVEAYLDPSSLEVAWELLVEDSETVDPAGMALLLFSDQSPPLCYAAHYLLSEDKLYFKQKGDHYEPRSATQVAELKHQLTVAGQKQREWQEFLTRIQQALTDQAVEWQNSDRGRLEALERFATLGEEASHRTPALETLAALGRPETPQAGFQLLVDLGLWSVHENLFVRRSQIPTQFSTKVLEVAKRCLESPPPDLDVEGRLDLTGLKVYTIDDESTREIDDGVSLEYLEDGRQKLWIHIADPTRWIVPGDDLDLEARRRSTTIYLPTGIIPMFPPELATGPMSLIQGKICYALSFGVILDESGAIADYQIQTSLIKPTYRLTYEDVDEMLELGVLGESELQAIASWAKRRQTWRHSQGAISINMPESSIKVHDDEITIEVLEVSQSRQLVAEMMILAGEVAARYGQAHNLAIPFRNQTQPELPPEEELLQLPAGPVRSCAIRRCMPRSEMSITPARHASLGLDTYTQVTSPIRRYTDLLAHFQIKAHLRGTPLPFSVEEMKELLMSVGAVAQEATSVERQTNRYWGLEYLRRHTHEVWQALVLRWLREHENLALILLEDLGLELAIRLTKAASPGDRMEVKVTYADPRQDTIQFQQLLDREAQPAAS; from the coding sequence GTGGAGAAGGGAACTCTCGTTGAATTTCGACTGCATAGCGATCGTCGGCTGGCAGTTCTAGAACGTCCAGAGGGTAAAAAGCACTGGATCGTGTTGGATGAACGTGGCCAGTCTTACACCCTTCATCCTCGGCAAGTCACCTACACCGTTACAGGCCAAAGTTACAAGCCGTCGGAAATCCCTCAATTTCTGAAGGAAGTGGAGGCTTATCTCGACCCCTCTAGTCTAGAGGTGGCTTGGGAACTGTTGGTGGAAGACAGTGAGACGGTTGATCCCGCGGGCATGGCTTTGTTACTGTTCTCAGACCAGAGTCCGCCTCTGTGCTATGCCGCTCATTATTTACTCTCAGAAGACAAGCTCTACTTTAAGCAGAAGGGAGACCACTACGAGCCTCGCTCAGCGACTCAGGTTGCGGAGTTGAAGCACCAGCTAACAGTGGCGGGTCAAAAGCAGCGGGAATGGCAAGAATTTTTGACTCGAATCCAGCAAGCCTTAACGGATCAAGCCGTAGAATGGCAGAACAGCGATCGCGGTCGCCTCGAAGCCCTAGAGCGGTTTGCTACCTTAGGAGAAGAAGCTTCTCACCGGACGCCAGCCTTAGAAACTTTGGCTGCTCTCGGAAGACCTGAAACTCCTCAAGCTGGTTTCCAACTCTTGGTGGATTTAGGGTTGTGGAGCGTCCACGAGAATCTGTTTGTACGCCGCAGTCAAATCCCCACTCAATTTTCTACCAAAGTGCTGGAAGTCGCAAAACGTTGCTTAGAGTCTCCACCCCCCGATCTCGATGTCGAGGGACGGCTTGATCTGACGGGTCTAAAAGTCTACACCATTGACGATGAGAGTACGCGAGAGATTGACGATGGCGTCAGCTTGGAGTACCTAGAAGATGGCCGTCAAAAGCTCTGGATTCACATTGCTGATCCAACGCGCTGGATTGTGCCAGGAGACGATCTAGATCTAGAAGCACGCCGACGCAGCACCACCATTTATCTGCCAACTGGCATCATCCCCATGTTTCCGCCGGAACTGGCGACAGGCCCCATGAGCTTGATTCAGGGGAAAATCTGTTACGCCCTGAGTTTTGGAGTGATTCTGGATGAATCTGGGGCGATCGCAGACTACCAAATTCAAACTAGCCTGATTAAGCCCACTTATCGCCTCACCTACGAAGATGTCGACGAGATGTTGGAGTTGGGAGTTCTAGGTGAATCTGAACTCCAGGCGATCGCAAGCTGGGCCAAGCGGCGGCAGACCTGGCGGCACTCTCAAGGTGCCATCAGCATCAACATGCCAGAATCTTCCATCAAGGTCCACGATGACGAGATTACGATTGAAGTCTTAGAAGTTTCTCAATCTCGCCAACTTGTGGCTGAAATGATGATTTTGGCTGGAGAAGTGGCGGCCCGCTACGGTCAGGCGCATAACTTAGCAATTCCCTTCCGCAACCAAACTCAGCCAGAGCTACCACCCGAAGAAGAGTTATTGCAACTGCCTGCTGGCCCTGTGCGCTCCTGCGCGATTCGTCGCTGTATGCCCCGCAGTGAAATGAGCATTACCCCTGCGCGACATGCCAGCCTCGGCCTAGACACTTATACTCAAGTCACTTCACCCATTCGGCGCTATACAGATTTGCTGGCGCATTTCCAAATCAAGGCTCATCTACGAGGCACACCGCTACCATTCTCGGTAGAAGAGATGAAAGAGTTGTTGATGAGCGTGGGTGCTGTAGCTCAAGAAGCAACTTCGGTAGAGCGACAAACCAACCGCTATTGGGGCTTGGAATACCTGCGTCGTCATACCCATGAAGTATGGCAAGCTTTGGTGTTGCGCTGGCTGCGAGAGCACGAAAACTTAGCGCTGATCTTGCTAGAGGACTTAGGGCTGGAATTGGCGATTCGGCTGACCAAAGCAGCATCTCCAGGCGATCGCATGGAAGTTAAGGTTACTTACGCTGATCCGCGCCAAGACACAATCCAGTTTCAACAACTGCTCGATCGCGAAGCACAGCCTGCTGCTTCCTAG
- the rpsR gene encoding 30S ribosomal protein S18 encodes MTYFRRRVSPIKPEEPIDYKDVDLLRKFITERGKILPRRITGLTAKQQRDLTVAIKRARLIALLPFVNQEG; translated from the coding sequence ATGACTTACTTCCGCCGTCGCGTTTCCCCCATCAAGCCCGAAGAACCCATTGATTACAAAGATGTGGATTTGCTCCGCAAGTTCATCACTGAGCGTGGCAAGATTTTGCCTCGGCGGATCACTGGTTTGACTGCCAAGCAACAGCGCGATCTAACCGTGGCGATCAAACGAGCTCGCCTCATCGCTCTGCTGCCTTTCGTAAACCAAGAAGGTTAA